In the genome of Paenibacillus sp. GP183, the window GCGCGGCATTAGTCGAAGACGGGATTACCGTTTTTGCGAAATATAATCCCAGCCCTGAAGAATACAAACAGCATTTGATCAAAGCGCTCGAAACAAAGCCGGACCTGATCATTGACGATGGCGGCGACTTAGTTTCCATTTTGCATAGTGAGCGCAAGGATCTGCTGACGCAAGTCCGCGGTGGTGCCGAGGAGACAACAACCGGCATTCTTCGCTTGAAAGCGATGGAGAAAGATCATCAGCTGCAATTCCCCATGATCGCCGTCAACGATGCGTTCTGCAAGTATTTATTCGATAATCGTTACGGAACAGGTCAGTCCGTTTGGGACGGCATCGATCGGACAACCAACCTGGTGGTTGCCGGCAAGACGGTTGTTGTAGCCGGCTACGGCTGGTGCGGCAAAGGTGTGGCCATGCGGGCCAAAGGCTTGGGAGCAAATGTGGTCGTTACTGAAATTGATGCGATCCGAGCGGTTGAAGCTTATATGGATGGTTTTAGAGTAATGTCGATGGAAGAAGCTGCAAAAATCGCAGATTACATTGTAACAGTAACAGGCAACCGCGATATTATTCGTAAAGAGCATTATGCAGTCATGAAAGACGGCGCTATTCTTTCGAATGCAGGTCACTTTGATGTAGAAGTGAACAAAGTGGATCTGGATGCCATAGCGGTGTCCAAGAGAACAGTTCGACGCAATATCGAAGAGTACCAGCTTGCCGATGGACGCAAGTTCTACCTGCTGGCCGAAGGCCGTCTGGTCAACCTCGCTGCAGGCGACGGGCATCCTGCGGAAATTATGGATATGACATTCGCGCTGCAAGCCATGTCCCTGAAGTATGTCAACGAGCAATATAAGAATATCGGCAAGAAAGTGGCTAACGTGCCTTACGAGCTCGACGAGCAAGTGGCAAGGTTCAAATTGCAATCGCTGGGTATGAGCATTGATTCTCTGTCGCAAGCGCAGCGCGACTATTTGGACAGCTGGAAAGAACATTAGAACACTGTGATAATATTTAAAGTTATAGGGGTTCTTCCTAAAGCCATGGAAATGGCTGTGGAAGAACCCTTTTTACGTTCTGAAAATATAGCTGTGGCGATTACATCTTCTACACCTGCTAATATTTCCACAATAATAAATTTTCCAAGACTCCTTGCAACATACCATACGTGCAATCCGTTAATAGGATGTGATACCTAAAAATGGAATATGGGGGCTAAAAAGATGATGGTCTTACGAGGGAAGAAATGGTTGCACAGAAAAGTCATGATTGCGGGCATTCTGGCGTTGCTCTTGATGGGTTCAATTGTGGGCTGCAGTGCATCCAGGGATGCTAAATCCAGCGGATCTGCCACGAGTGCAGATACTGCTGCAGCACCTGCCGCGGCCGATATGAAGAATCAGAGCAGCACGGAGTCATTAAAATTAAAATCTGTCGATCAAAACGCAAGTGCGGCAAATACTGCTGCCAGCTCCAAAATGGCTGCTCCGGCAGCAAGCTCGGCTCCAATAACGGTAACACCGGCTATAGGCAATGACGGTTCTGAGGGCTTTAACCGAAAGCTTATTTATAAAGCTAATCTGGTAATGCCTGTTAAGGATTATTCAGCTGCGCAAACCCAGCTCAGAGATTTGGTGGCACTAAGCGGCGCTTATATCCTGCAATTTTCCGAGAGCACCAATTCAGGCGAGAAAGGTGGCAGCTTTACCATTAAGGTCGCGGCGAACGGCTTCGTACCCTTATTAGATGGTTTGGAGAAAATAAGCCCTTCGTACCAGCGCAATGTGCAAGGCCAGGACGTCACGGAGGAATATGTCGATTTGTCCTCCAGGCTTAAAGCCAAGCAGGTGGTAGAAACCAGGCTGCTTGCCTTTATGGATAAAGCGACCAAGACCGATGAGCTGCTGGCTTTCTCCAATGAGCTGGCTAAGGTACAAGGCGAGATCGAGCAGATCAAGGGCCGGATGCGATATCTGGATCAAAATGTATCGTATTCTACGGTTGAGCTTCGGATGTATCAACAAACCGGGAGCAAGCCGCCATTTGATCCGAATAAAGGCATTGCGTTAAGCGACCGCTTGCAAAATGCATGGATTGCAAGCCTGAATGTGCTCACGGTTGTCCTGCAAGGAATTCTTGTTTTCATGGCGGCTGCGTTTCCAATCTTGTTGTTGGCGGCCATTGTCCTGATACCGGCTTATTATTACAAACGCCGAAGAAATCAAAGACTGGCTGATACCCGAAACCAGTTAAAACAGCAAAATAAATCGGAGTCTTCTACACTGAACGAGCCAACTGACACCATTTAACCATGAATATTTCACATAATTAAAAAAATTTTTTAATCCTGCTAACTTTAGCAGGATTTCTTGTTGTTGCGGCGAATTTATATTAAAAATGGTGGAAAGTGGCACAAAGTGGAGGGAAAGGGGGGTGATGTGCTATGTTTATGGGTGAATATCAGCATAGCATAGACGAAAAGGGCCGAATGATTATTCCGGCCAAGTTTCGCGAATCCCTTGGAGACTCCTTTGTCGTTACCCGCGGTTTGGATCAATGCTTATTCGTCTATCCAAAGTCGGAATGGGCTGTGCTGGAGCAAAAGCTTAAAGCACTGCCTCTCATGAAGTCGGACGCTCGTGCGTTCACCCGTTTTTTCTTCTCCGGAGCTACTGAGTGCGAGCTGGATAAGCAGGGAAGAGCGAATATTCCCGGTACTCTGATCGATCATGCCAAGCTTGAGAAAGATTGTGTCGTGCTTGGCGTATCCAATCGGGTAGAGATTTGGAGCAAGCCAATATGGGAAGGCTATTTCCATGAATCGGAGCAATCCTTTAATGAAATAGCCGAGAAGCTCACTGACTTCAATTTTGACTTATAAAGCTGACTAACAAGCAGGAGGACAATCCAATTGTTTCATCACATCACGGTACTAAAGGAAGAAGCGGTTGAAGGCTTACATATACAACCTGGTGGCATTTATGTGGACTGCACCCTGGGCGGTGCCGGTCACAGCTCACTAATAGCCTCAAAGCTTGGTCCTGGCGGGCTTCTCATCGCGCTAGATCAGGATGAGACGGCTTTAGCTAACGCGGCCAAGGTACTGGCCCCTTATGAAGACCGTGTACACACGGTAAAAAGTAACTTTCGAGAGATTGAAGAGGTTTTGCAAGGGATTCCCCAAGCATTACGTGAAGGCAAACCGCAGGTCGACGGCATTTTGTTTGATCTGGGTGTCTCCTCGCCGCAGCTGGATGAAGCGGATCGCGGCTTCAGCTATAATCACGATGCCGAGCTCGATATGCGAATGGATCGTACAACTGAATTAACTGCGAAAGTCATTGTAAATGAGTGGACACCAGAGCGTATTGCGCGAATTTTGTTTGAATATGGCGAAGAAAAGTTTTCCAGACGTATCGCTTCAGTTATCGAAGCAGCACGAGCCAAACGTACCATTGAGACCACCGGCGAGCTGGTGGAGTTGATTAAGGAAGGCATACCCGCCGCAGCCAGAAGAACGGGTCCGCATCCTGCCAAACGCAGCTTTCAGGCGCTGCGCATTGCGGTAAATGATGAACTGGGCGCGTTTGAAGAAGCGCTTGAACAATCCATACGCT includes:
- a CDS encoding adenosylhomocysteinase, which gives rise to MNIIEKSIVADMSLAAEGHLKIDWVKAHMPVLNRIREQFEKEQPFAGLKVAISLHLEAKTAYLAKVVKAGGAEVTITGSNPLSTQDDVCAALVEDGITVFAKYNPSPEEYKQHLIKALETKPDLIIDDGGDLVSILHSERKDLLTQVRGGAEETTTGILRLKAMEKDHQLQFPMIAVNDAFCKYLFDNRYGTGQSVWDGIDRTTNLVVAGKTVVVAGYGWCGKGVAMRAKGLGANVVVTEIDAIRAVEAYMDGFRVMSMEEAAKIADYIVTVTGNRDIIRKEHYAVMKDGAILSNAGHFDVEVNKVDLDAIAVSKRTVRRNIEEYQLADGRKFYLLAEGRLVNLAAGDGHPAEIMDMTFALQAMSLKYVNEQYKNIGKKVANVPYELDEQVARFKLQSLGMSIDSLSQAQRDYLDSWKEH
- the mraZ gene encoding division/cell wall cluster transcriptional repressor MraZ, which translates into the protein MFMGEYQHSIDEKGRMIIPAKFRESLGDSFVVTRGLDQCLFVYPKSEWAVLEQKLKALPLMKSDARAFTRFFFSGATECELDKQGRANIPGTLIDHAKLEKDCVVLGVSNRVEIWSKPIWEGYFHESEQSFNEIAEKLTDFNFDL
- a CDS encoding DUF4349 domain-containing protein, coding for MMVLRGKKWLHRKVMIAGILALLLMGSIVGCSASRDAKSSGSATSADTAAAPAAADMKNQSSTESLKLKSVDQNASAANTAASSKMAAPAASSAPITVTPAIGNDGSEGFNRKLIYKANLVMPVKDYSAAQTQLRDLVALSGAYILQFSESTNSGEKGGSFTIKVAANGFVPLLDGLEKISPSYQRNVQGQDVTEEYVDLSSRLKAKQVVETRLLAFMDKATKTDELLAFSNELAKVQGEIEQIKGRMRYLDQNVSYSTVELRMYQQTGSKPPFDPNKGIALSDRLQNAWIASLNVLTVVLQGILVFMAAAFPILLLAAIVLIPAYYYKRRRNQRLADTRNQLKQQNKSESSTLNEPTDTI
- the rsmH gene encoding 16S rRNA (cytosine(1402)-N(4))-methyltransferase RsmH, with protein sequence MFHHITVLKEEAVEGLHIQPGGIYVDCTLGGAGHSSLIASKLGPGGLLIALDQDETALANAAKVLAPYEDRVHTVKSNFREIEEVLQGIPQALREGKPQVDGILFDLGVSSPQLDEADRGFSYNHDAELDMRMDRTTELTAKVIVNEWTPERIARILFEYGEEKFSRRIASVIEAARAKRTIETTGELVELIKEGIPAAARRTGPHPAKRSFQALRIAVNDELGAFEEALEQSIRCLAPGGRVAVITFHSLEDRICKQTFAKYVEKCTCPPDFPICVCQKSGVLKLVNRKPIVPSREELETNQRARSSKLRIAEKY